AGGTTCAGGAGAGGTTTCCCCTTTTAGGTCGAGTGTCGATCGAAGTGAAGGAGCTACCGAGTCCGGAGTTGAACCCACGCGTGGTGGCCAGGCGTCTAGCTTCGGCACTTGAGCGCGGTATCCACTTCCGCCGTGCCGCATACGGTGCGCTACGTCGCATCATGAACGCTGGAGCTAAGGGTGCAATGATAATCCTATCCGGTAAGCTCATCGGTGCTCGCGCTAGGACGGAGAAATTCGTGGAGGGAGCCGTGAAGTACTGCGGTGAGCCAGGTGACGAGTACATGATCGAAGGTTACGTACAGGCAGTGACTAAGCCAGGTGCCATCGGTGTGACGGTTCGAATCATGCCGCCCGACGTCGAACTGCCGGACGAGCTGGAGATCAGACCACCGGAGGAGGTCGAGGACGAGCTGAAGGAACTCATCGGCAAGCCAGAGGACGAAGCTGAGGGGGCGTAAATGTTGGGTAAGTTTAAGCTAAGACCTGACGAAATCAGGGAAATGACACCCGAGGAGCGACGGGAAAAACTCAAAGAGCTCAAGGCGGAGTTACTTCGGGAGATGACTTCGAAATCGATCTCAGGGGTTCCGGACAATCCTGGCAGGGTAAAAGAAATAAAGAAGAACATCGCAAGAATACTGACGATAGAGAGGGAAGAAGAGTTGCGCAAGATCCGTGAGGAGGAAAAGGGTTAGAGGGGAACTCGAAGTAGAGATGCAGGAAGACGACATCTGTCCGGTTTGCGGTCTTCCCAAGGAACTTTGCGTATGTGAGGAAGTCTCCAAGGAGACAGTTGAGAAGATCAAAATATACGCTGAGCAGGTCCGGCCAGGTAAGGTAGTGACTATCATAGAGGGCTTAGATGGCGCCGGTATCGACTTGCAAGAACTAGCCAGTAAGCTCAAGCGTGAGTGCGCCTGCGGTGGTACAGCCAAGGAGGGTAAGATAATCCTGCAAGGGGACCATCGTAACAAGGTCCGAGAATTCTTGATTAAGAAGGAAGGATTCTCAGAGGATGCCATCGAAGTCACGTGATCCCCATCAAAAATGCCCTTCTGCCAGATACCTCTTCTGGGAATGCCACTCCTACGTGGACTTGGTACCCGTGTTCTTCCAGGAACTTCCCCCTCATTCTACACACTTCAAGCTGATACTCGACAGGACCCTCCGCTTTCTTGAGTAACTTACGGACTCTCTCTATACCCTCATCTACACCGAGTTCCTCCACGATCACGCGAGGGCTGGCCCTACCGTAGCAGCAAGGTACAACGAGCACTAGGTGTGCGTCCGAGTCCACGGCCAGCTCGAGGAGCCTATCCGTGAGCGTACCGCACAGGTGTAACCCCACGACGACATCGGGGTCGTTCGGAAGACCATGCTTCGCTGCCTCGTGAAGGTCGTTGACTTCGAATTCCAGGTTGTCAAGTCCCACTGACTCGACGTAGCGCTCAAGCTCCGTCCAAGTCTTGAACTCCTTGATGTCGAACCCGAGCACGTCACAGGATGGAGAAGAAACCGCGAGTGCCGTCGTCAGTGTCCCGCGGCCGCACCCGCAATCTACTACCGTGTCCCCTGGTCTTAGCCTCGAGCATAGCAGCGTTAGCATGGCCTCAATTTGCTTCTTCTTCCTCCATGCGTCCCGACCGGACCTCGGAAACGCACATCTCGGTAGATACAAACAGCTCATGCCGTGGGGGGTTCGATACCTTAACTCCAAGTCCTCTTCCCACACCCCCAGACCCTGTGGAATTAGTCGGCAAGAAGTTCAGAGTAGTGAGGGCGAACTCCCGGACTTACCTTGGGATATCAGGCCGCGTGGTCGGCTTCACCAAGAACTGTCTGGTCTATGATGACGGTAGCGGTGATCAGAAAATACTCCCTCTTCGCCACATCGTGTTGGAGGTGGAAGGACTGCGCATGGATGGCCGTGTGTTACTCATGCTTCTTCAAGAGCTTTAACAGTTCGATCGGTACTGGAATTACTATGGTGACGTTCTCTTCCGCCGAGATTTCGGAGAGTGTCTGAAGGGTTCTCAGTAAGCCTGGGTTCACCCCCTAGGACTTCCGATGCCTTCCGTAGATCTTGTGCGGCCTGTTTCTCCGCTTCCGCTTGGATTATCCTGGCTCGACGATCCCGTTCAGCTTCCGCCTGTCGGGCTATCGCCCGTCTCATCTCCTCGGGTAATATCACGTCGCGGATCTCGACACCGGTGACGTAGATTCCCCATCCCTCCGTCTTCTCGTCTACGATCTCCCGAATACGTTCGCTCAGCTCCTCCCGCTTCGCTAAAAATATCGTCCAAGTCAACTTCGCCGAGCACAGATCTCAGTGTGGTTTGCGCCAAGTTGAACACTGCTTCTCCGTAATCCTCGACGTTCATCACGGCGGAGGCAGGATCCACCGCCCGATAATATATGACAGCGTCGACCTTGATCGGTACGTTATCTTTGGTAATAACCTCCTGGGCCGGTATGTTCTGTGTAACGACCCGAAGATCGACCTTGATCATCTTGTCGATGAACGGAACGATGAAGTTAAGACCTGGTTCCCTGATCCCGATGTACCGCCTGAGTCGCAGGAGCACGCCTCGCTCGTACTGATTCACTATCCGAACCGAAGCCGCCAGCACGAGAAGGGCCAGTACTCCTCCAACCACTATCGATACGATCAACGCTCCCCGATTTTCTTCGGCTTAACCACGAGTTTATTACCTTTTACATCCAGTACGACCACTCGCTCCCCCTGCCGTAACTTGGTCTTAGAGACTGCCCTCCATGGTTCTCCACGTACTTTCACCAATAGTGGGTCCTTTCGGATTACGATGCCTTCATCCCCTTTGAGCTCCCTGACGCTCTTCAGAAGAACGTTGTCGCTTTCTTCCGTTCGCCTCAGAACCGCCGCCACCTGCATGAGGAGGACGAACACGCCGGGTGGAAGTGCGGCAACCAGATATTCCGTCCCTATCAGGTACGCTCCGACCCACGCGCATACTATCCCTACCGTGGTCACTATACCGGTGTTAAGTACGCAATCTAGAACTACCAGCACCACGCCCGAAATGAGGAGACAGAGCTCTTGAGACAAGGTGTCTACCCCTCCGGAACTATTCTTCAGATCACGTGATATTCGAGCGGGGGAGCCACGTGGACGTAGTGATCGGCGCGGGACCTGCCGGCCGCACCTACGCTATGATCCTCGCCGAAGCTGGGCGCGAAGTGTTGCTGCTTGACAGAAACGGAGAGGAAGGAATCGGTGGTAAATGCCTGAACGAGGCATGTGTCGTACTCGGCGCGTTGATCGAAGCCGCTAGACTCGTCGTGTGGGCGAAGCTCGGTATTCCGGGAGTGGAGTTGGACGTCGGGGACACCGACTTCAGGCGTCTAACACGGTCCATAAGAAAAGTCGTAGAGACCATACGACAACGGCTGATCAAAGAGACCAAGAGAACCGGTGTTGAGATTCGTCGGGCTGAAGCAGTGAAGGTGGACGAATCGCTCAACGTCCACACCAAAGACGGTGACGTTCTCGAAGCCGATAGAGTGCTGATAGCCACTGGTTCCCGACCGGCGATTCCCGAAGTAGAAGGGATGGATTCGGACGCCGTATTCACTTTTCGGGAAATTTTAGAAATGGAAGTGCCCTCAGAGCTCTGCGTAGTCGGTGAAGGTGCGACGGCCCTTGAATCCGCCTTCGCTTTCGCTGCTCTCGGGTCCGAAGTAGTTCTGGCGTACAGGTCTAGGATACTACCGAATGCTCCGGAGGAAGTACGTCGAGAGATCCTCAAGGATCTGGAGCTCGTAGGTGTCAATGCCGTCTGTGCGGGAGAACTTAGGGCGATTCGGGAGACTTCCAGTGGTGTGGAATGTAGGTTTGAGCGCGGAGCCACCGTGGCGGACGCAGTTCTACTCGCCACCGGCCTCGAACCCAACTCTGATGTTGCTGCCAACTCCGGACTTCCCTTACGGAAGGACGGGTCCGTCGTGGTGGATGATAGTATGAGAACGTCACGTGATGGGGTCTACGCTGCAGGTGACGTGACAGGGCCTCCATACCTGACTCCCGTTGCTCGGTACGAGGGAACGGTTGCCGCACTGAACGCGCTGGGCAAGGACGTCCGACGGGAGAATCCTCTAGCTCCTCGTGTGATCAGACTCTTCCGAGACTTCGGCCGACTGGAACTGAGGGGGATCGACTGGGAAGGCTCGCTCCCTGCACCGGTGGGTGGACCCGCGTTTTGGATGCTTCATCATGGTATCGGTGGTAAGATGGTGTGCAGGAAGCGCGGAGTTACCACCGAGGCGTTCATTGTAGCACCCAGAATCGCACCGATGCTCCCGTACCCGTGCTGTGTGGAGCCTGACTGGCGGTTGATCGAGGTTCATCCTACTCCGGATCCTATGATTGGACTGCTCAAGCAGCTGGGGCTCCGTAGGACGCTCGGTGAATGAGTCATCTGATCTGCTCTCCGGGCTCCACTTCCCTCTTACTTTCGTCGATAGTCAACAATGCGGGTTCGTCCCCAACGGCCAGTATCATCGCTTCCGACCGTACGCCAAACATCTCTTTGGGCTGGATGTTAGTTAGCACGACCACCTTACGTCCGACGAGTTCCTCCGGCTCATACGTAGGGTACAGTCCGGCTACTGCTGTTACGGTACGATCCCCGACATCGATCCGGAGCTTGATGAGTCGATCAGATCCCTCGATACGTTCCGCTTCTTTGACCTCGCCTACCCGCAGGTCCAATCGATTGAACTCCTCGAGCGATACGTACTCATCGTCCGGCCCTTCGGACTCTCCTAATTCTTCCGGCAGTAACGCCTTAGCTTTCTGAAGGTCCTCCTCCGTTACCTTCGGGAAGATGGGTTCAGGCTTCGGGATTTCCCTAGCTTCTACGTCCTTCAAGGCTTCTTCCCAATCGACATCATGTACGGAGTCCTCATAACCGAGGCTTTGCCACATCTTCTCCGCACTATCCGGAAGGAACGGGGCTAACATTATAGCTAGTGCTTTCACGATCCTAGCGCACCCACGTAGAACCTCGGCACAACGCTCTGGATCTTCGTCCTTAAGTTTCCACGGTTCATGTTCTTGGAAATATTCGTTCCCAAACTTAGATAGACGTAATACTTCAGTGAGCGCCTCCCTGAATCGGAACTTCTCCAGATGTTTCGTCACGCGCCGGTGAGTTTCTTTTATCCTGTCGACTATCTCCTGGTCAGTCTCGGCTTCGGGGACGTTCCCGTCTAAGAATCTGTAAATGAACGATAGCGTGCGATACACGAAGTTGCCTAAGTTAGCCACTAACTCGTTGTTCACACGGTCTCGGAAGTCTTCCCATGAGAAATCTGCATCCCTAGTGAGAGGGCTTACCACTATGAGGTAGTATCGTAGTAGATCCGCGGGGAACAACTTAGTGAAGTCTCTAACCCACACTACCCAACCACGACTTGTACTCATCTTCTCTCCTTCTAGGGTCAGATACTCACCAGCTACGATAGTGTATGGAAGAGTCGCTCCGACGCCAATGAGCATGGCTGGCCAGAACAGAGCGTGATGGATTATTATGTCCTTACCGATGAAGTGAACTATTTTCGTATCTTCACTAAACCAGTAGTCTTTCCAGTTCTGGCCTGTTCTATTACAGTATTGTTTTGTGAACGTTACGTACCCTATAGGGGCATCGAACCAAACGTAAAACACCTTATCTTCGTATCTTTCCAGAGGAACGGGTACTCCCCAATCTAGATCACGTACTATATCCCAATCCTTAAGTCCTTCACGGACCCATTGGATGGCGTAATTACGTACGTTCTTAGGTAGATTATCATTGGACTTTAACCACTTTTTCAGATCTTCCTCGAACTCACTGAGCTTGAAGAATAGGTGCATAGTGCGCCGGACCTCTGGCTTCGATCCACAAATGACACACCTCGGCTCTTTGAGCTGTACGGGCTCCAGGTAGCGACCGCAAGCCTCGCAATGGTCGCCTCGGGCACCTTCAGCACCGCAGTAGGGACATACTCCTTCGACGTACCTGTCCGGTAGAGGTCTTTCGCACTCAGGACAGTAGAGCTGTTCGACCTCTCTTTCCTCTATGTACCCCTCCTCGTATAATCTCTTGAAAAACCATTGTGTCATATCTACGTGGTCGGGATTGAATTCGCGACAGGTGCATGAGAACTCGTCGAAATGAATGTTCAATCGCTCTAGATCCTCTTCGATCATCTCATGATATTTTTCCACGATTTCCTCGGGATCCTTCCCCTCGAGCTCGGCCTGTAGCGCTATAGGGACTCCGTGATTGTCAGTCCCACCGATGTGTATGGCGTCGACGCCACGCATTTTGAGGAACCTCGTGTACACATCTGCGGGAAGGTACGTACTCCTAACGTGGCCGATGTGGAGCGGGCCGTTAGTGTACGCCAGGGCCGTAGTTACGAGTACCTTCTCCATACTGGCTACCCCCAAATGCACCGGGCTACGTCCGTGAACGTCACTATCCGAGACACGACCACCCCGTGGCGTCTCAACTGCTTCACCATAGAAGGTACGAGATTCACCTCGCGATC
Above is a window of Methanopyrus sp. SNP6 DNA encoding:
- a CDS encoding 30S ribosomal protein S3, which gives rise to MVMYGENVPVHKKFVQYGMLKTELDEYLEQELNRAGYGGMRLQRVPNATKIIAYVERPAIAIGRRGRNIRRVEEEVQERFPLLGRVSIEVKELPSPELNPRVVARRLASALERGIHFRRAAYGALRRIMNAGAKGAMIILSGKLIGARARTEKFVEGAVKYCGEPGDEYMIEGYVQAVTKPGAIGVTVRIMPPDVELPDELEIRPPEEVEDELKELIGKPEDEAEGA
- the rpmC gene encoding 50S ribosomal protein L29 → MGKFKLRPDEIREMTPEERREKLKELKAELLREMTSKSISGVPDNPGRVKEIKKNIARILTIEREEELRKIREEEKG
- a CDS encoding translation initiation factor, translating into MQEDDICPVCGLPKELCVCEEVSKETVEKIKIYAEQVRPGKVVTIIEGLDGAGIDLQELASKLKRECACGGTAKEGKIILQGDHRNKVREFLIKKEGFSEDAIEVT
- a CDS encoding methyltransferase, translating into MWEEDLELRYRTPHGMSCLYLPRCAFPRSGRDAWRKKKQIEAMLTLLCSRLRPGDTVVDCGCGRGTLTTALAVSSPSCDVLGFDIKEFKTWTELERYVESVGLDNLEFEVNDLHEAAKHGLPNDPDVVVGLHLCGTLTDRLLELAVDSDAHLVLVVPCCYGRASPRVIVEELGVDEGIERVRKLLKKAEGPVEYQLEVCRMRGKFLEEHGYQVHVGVAFPEEVSGRRAFLMGIT
- a CDS encoding NfeD family protein, which encodes MSQELCLLISGVVLVVLDCVLNTGIVTTVGIVCAWVGAYLIGTEYLVAALPPGVFVLLMQVAAVLRRTEESDNVLLKSVRELKGDEGIVIRKDPLLVKVRGEPWRAVSKTKLRQGERVVVLDVKGNKLVVKPKKIGER
- a CDS encoding NAD(P)/FAD-dependent oxidoreductase — its product is MDVVIGAGPAGRTYAMILAEAGREVLLLDRNGEEGIGGKCLNEACVVLGALIEAARLVVWAKLGIPGVELDVGDTDFRRLTRSIRKVVETIRQRLIKETKRTGVEIRRAEAVKVDESLNVHTKDGDVLEADRVLIATGSRPAIPEVEGMDSDAVFTFREILEMEVPSELCVVGEGATALESAFAFAALGSEVVLAYRSRILPNAPEEVRREILKDLELVGVNAVCAGELRAIRETSSGVECRFERGATVADAVLLATGLEPNSDVAANSGLPLRKDGSVVVDDSMRTSRDGVYAAGDVTGPPYLTPVARYEGTVAALNALGKDVRRENPLAPRVIRLFRDFGRLELRGIDWEGSLPAPVGGPAFWMLHHGIGGKMVCRKRGVTTEAFIVAPRIAPMLPYPCCVEPDWRLIEVHPTPDPMIGLLKQLGLRRTLGE
- the metG gene encoding methionine--tRNA ligase, translating into MEKVLVTTALAYTNGPLHIGHVRSTYLPADVYTRFLKMRGVDAIHIGGTDNHGVPIALQAELEGKDPEEIVEKYHEMIEEDLERLNIHFDEFSCTCREFNPDHVDMTQWFFKRLYEEGYIEEREVEQLYCPECERPLPDRYVEGVCPYCGAEGARGDHCEACGRYLEPVQLKEPRCVICGSKPEVRRTMHLFFKLSEFEEDLKKWLKSNDNLPKNVRNYAIQWVREGLKDWDIVRDLDWGVPVPLERYEDKVFYVWFDAPIGYVTFTKQYCNRTGQNWKDYWFSEDTKIVHFIGKDIIIHHALFWPAMLIGVGATLPYTIVAGEYLTLEGEKMSTSRGWVVWVRDFTKLFPADLLRYYLIVVSPLTRDADFSWEDFRDRVNNELVANLGNFVYRTLSFIYRFLDGNVPEAETDQEIVDRIKETHRRVTKHLEKFRFREALTEVLRLSKFGNEYFQEHEPWKLKDEDPERCAEVLRGCARIVKALAIMLAPFLPDSAEKMWQSLGYEDSVHDVDWEEALKDVEAREIPKPEPIFPKVTEEDLQKAKALLPEELGESEGPDDEYVSLEEFNRLDLRVGEVKEAERIEGSDRLIKLRIDVGDRTVTAVAGLYPTYEPEELVGRKVVVLTNIQPKEMFGVRSEAMILAVGDEPALLTIDESKREVEPGEQIR